Proteins encoded together in one Agromyces sp. 3263 window:
- a CDS encoding DEAD/DEAH box helicase: MSLSPAERYAISRDQRRKPRLAEFAARLRFDLDPFQRASCGALDEGRSVLVAAPTGAGKTVVAEFAVFLAMQEPGAKVFYTTPIKALSNQKFQELSDEWGADQVGLLTGDTNVNSGARIVVMTTEVLRNMLYADSPLLDRLAYVVMDEVHYLADRFRGAVWEEVIIHLPEAVRLVSLSATVSNAEEFGDWLQAVRGDTDVIVSEDRPVPLEQHVLVKAKLLDLFDSSGQAATNRVNPELQRLARSGGRSISTRSARGRRGGDRGRYHQPAAGSGRADRPEVIELLHGKHLLPAIVFIFSRVGCDQAVRQVLRSGIRLTDSAERDEIRSIVEERARMLRDEDLAVLGYWEWLEGLQRGVAAHHAGMLPAFKEIVEELFQLKLLKVVFATETLALGVNMPARSVVLEKLEKFNGEARVPITPGEYTQLTGRAGRRGIDVEGHSVIQWVDGLDPEAVASLASRRSYPLNSSFKPTYNMAVNLVDQFGRERTRQILELSFAQFQADRAVVDLARTLRKQEESMAGFEEAMRCHLGDFGEYAAIRRRIGELERQTSKGNPTHAQRERLQRELGDARKAMRAHPCHGCAEREQHARWAERWWRLRQEHDQLSRQIRTRTGQVAKRFDRVAEVLEQLGYLERDPNGSLVSTSAGRILKRIYGERDLLVAECLRQGLWDGLDVPSLAAMAASLVYEPRRDDRGEQFRLPRGRFRDAFDRTTDVWSELDDLERDHRLSGSEVPSPALATAMHAWANGADLGFVLADTDLAAGDFVRLTKQVVDLLDQVSIVADAELGATARAAIDAVRRGVVAYGSVA, translated from the coding sequence ATGAGCCTCTCCCCGGCCGAACGGTATGCGATCTCCCGCGACCAGCGCCGGAAACCACGACTCGCCGAGTTCGCCGCCAGGCTCCGATTCGACCTCGACCCGTTCCAGCGCGCGTCGTGCGGTGCGCTCGACGAAGGGCGCAGCGTGCTCGTCGCGGCGCCGACGGGTGCGGGCAAGACGGTCGTCGCCGAGTTCGCCGTGTTCCTGGCCATGCAGGAGCCCGGTGCGAAGGTGTTCTACACCACGCCCATCAAGGCGCTGAGCAACCAGAAGTTCCAGGAGCTGAGCGACGAGTGGGGCGCCGACCAGGTGGGCCTGCTCACGGGCGACACGAACGTCAATTCGGGCGCGCGCATCGTGGTGATGACCACCGAGGTGCTGCGCAACATGCTGTACGCCGACTCGCCGCTGCTCGACCGCCTCGCCTACGTCGTCATGGATGAGGTGCACTACCTGGCCGACCGGTTCCGCGGCGCCGTGTGGGAGGAGGTCATCATCCACCTCCCCGAGGCGGTGCGGCTCGTGTCCCTCTCGGCGACCGTGTCCAACGCCGAGGAGTTCGGCGACTGGCTGCAGGCGGTCCGCGGTGACACCGACGTGATCGTCTCCGAGGATCGGCCGGTGCCGCTCGAGCAGCACGTGCTCGTGAAGGCGAAGCTCCTCGACCTCTTCGACTCCTCGGGTCAGGCCGCCACGAATCGCGTGAACCCCGAGCTCCAGCGCCTTGCGCGCAGCGGCGGCCGGTCGATCTCGACGCGCTCCGCTCGCGGACGGCGGGGTGGCGATCGCGGTCGGTACCACCAGCCGGCTGCGGGGAGCGGCCGAGCCGACCGCCCCGAGGTGATCGAGCTGCTGCACGGCAAGCACCTGCTTCCCGCCATCGTGTTCATCTTCTCCCGGGTCGGCTGCGACCAGGCGGTGCGCCAGGTGCTCCGATCCGGCATCCGGCTCACCGATTCCGCCGAACGCGACGAGATCCGCTCGATCGTCGAGGAGCGGGCGCGGATGCTCCGCGACGAGGACCTCGCGGTGCTCGGCTACTGGGAATGGCTCGAGGGGCTCCAGCGCGGCGTCGCCGCCCACCACGCCGGCATGCTGCCCGCGTTCAAGGAGATCGTCGAGGAGCTGTTCCAGCTCAAGCTGCTCAAGGTCGTCTTCGCCACCGAGACCCTCGCACTCGGCGTGAACATGCCCGCGCGTTCGGTGGTGCTCGAGAAGCTGGAGAAGTTCAACGGTGAGGCCCGGGTGCCGATCACGCCGGGGGAGTACACGCAGCTCACCGGCCGCGCCGGGCGCCGCGGCATCGACGTCGAGGGGCACTCGGTGATCCAGTGGGTCGACGGACTCGACCCCGAGGCCGTTGCCTCGCTGGCGTCCCGTCGAAGCTACCCGCTGAACTCGAGCTTCAAGCCCACCTACAACATGGCCGTGAACCTCGTCGACCAGTTCGGCCGCGAGCGAACCCGCCAGATCCTCGAACTGTCCTTCGCGCAGTTCCAGGCCGACCGCGCGGTGGTCGACCTGGCCCGCACCCTCCGCAAGCAGGAGGAGTCGATGGCCGGCTTCGAGGAGGCCATGCGCTGCCACCTCGGCGACTTCGGCGAGTATGCCGCCATCCGTCGACGCATCGGCGAGCTCGAGCGGCAGACGTCCAAGGGCAACCCGACGCACGCCCAGCGCGAGCGGCTGCAGCGCGAGCTCGGCGACGCGCGCAAGGCCATGCGCGCGCATCCCTGTCATGGTTGCGCTGAACGGGAGCAGCACGCCCGGTGGGCCGAGCGCTGGTGGCGGCTCAGGCAGGAGCACGACCAGCTCTCCCGCCAGATCCGCACGCGCACGGGCCAGGTCGCCAAGCGATTCGACCGCGTCGCCGAGGTGCTCGAGCAACTCGGATATCTCGAGCGCGACCCGAACGGTTCGCTGGTCTCGACGTCGGCGGGCCGCATCCTGAAGCGGATCTACGGCGAACGCGACCTGCTGGTCGCGGAATGCCTGCGTCAGGGGCTGTGGGACGGGCTCGATGTGCCCTCCCTCGCGGCGATGGCGGCGTCGCTCGTGTACGAACCGCGGCGGGATGACCGCGGCGAGCAGTTCCGCCTGCCGCGCGGCCGCTTCCGGGACGCGTTCGATCGCACCACCGATGTGTGGAGCGAGCTCGACGACCTCGAGCGCGATCATCGCCTGTCGGGCAGCGAGGTTCCCTCGCCCGCCCTGGCGACGGCGATGCACGCCTGGGCCAACGGCGCCGACCTCGGGTTCGTGCTGGCCGACACCGACCTGGCCGCGGGCGACTTCGTCCGCCTGACGAAGCAGGTGGTCGACCTGCTCGACCAGGTGTCGATCGTGGCGGACGCCGAGCTCGGGGCGACCGCGCGCGCGGCGATCGATGCGGTGCGCCGGGGCGTCGTCGCCTACGGCTCGGTGGCGTGA